In Triticum aestivum cultivar Chinese Spring chromosome 5B, IWGSC CS RefSeq v2.1, whole genome shotgun sequence, the following proteins share a genomic window:
- the LOC123116294 gene encoding serine carboxypeptidase 1-like: protein MKIISSLSLLLICLAALQLHANASQEAQLREFMLSRRNSDSTDTFKVRNIADRFAGSLSAESSVSDQSSMKAADMITALPGQPEGVDFNQYGGYVTVDEENGRALFYYLVESPSGASDKPLLLWLNGGPGCSSLGYGAMQELGPFRVTEDNRTLSRNMNAWNNVANVIFLESPAGVGFSYSNTSADYDLSGDERTADDAYVFLVKWLERFPEYKGRAFYISGESFAGHYVPELAATILLHNTYSNRTIINLQGILVGNPYLDANRNIKGAINYYWTHAVMSDEVYANITKNCDFDSVDGTFTNAACNGAVDGFSAGNIDGYNIYAPVCIDAPNGTYYPSGYLAGYDPCSDYPTHAYLNDPAVQMAFHARMTKWTGCTNLNWKDAPMSMLPTIKWLIESKLPIWIFSGDFDTVCSLPGTRYSIQDLGLSVTTPWRPWIAKEEVGGYVQQYAGGFTFLSVRGAGHLVPSFQPERALVMLSSFLNGMLPPYVEQQ from the exons atgaagatcaTTTCTTCCTTGTCCCTGCTTCTCATTTGCCTGGCTGCACTGCAGCTCCACGCAAATGCCTCTCAAGAGGCCCAGCTGAGAGAGTTCATGTTGTCTAGGAGGAACAGCGACAGCACCGACACGTTCAAAGTGCGCAACATAGCCGACAGGTTTGCCGGCAGCCTGAGCGCGGAGAGCTCTGTCTCTGACCAGAGCTCCATGAAGGCGGCCGACATGATCACGGCGTTGCCCGGGCAGCCGGAGGGCGTCGACTTCAACCAGTACGGCGGGTACGTGACCGTCGACGAGGAGAACGGCCGCGCGCTCTTCTACTACCTCGTCGAATCGCCATCCGGTGCCTCGGACAAGCCACTCCTCCTGTGGCTCAACGGAG GGCCAGGATGCTCGTCGCTGGGCTACGGGGCAATGCAGGAGCTGGGCCCGTTCCGAGTAACTGAGGACAACAGAACCCTCAGCAGAAACATGAACGCCTGGAACAACG TGGCTAACGTGATCTTCCTGGAGTCGCCGGCCGGTGTGGGATTTTCTTACTCGAACACGTCTGCGGACTACGATCTCAGTGGAGACGAGAGAACTGCTGATGACGCCTACGTCTTTCTGGTGAAATGGCTGGAGAGGTTCCCCGAGTACAAGGGCCGCGCCTTCTACATCTCCGGGGAGAGCTTCGCCGGCCACTAcgtgccggagctcgccgccacCATCCTGCTCCACAACACATACAGCAACAGAACCATCATAAACCTTCAGGGCATCCTG GTTGGAAATCCGTACCTTGACGCCAACAGGAACATTAAGGGCGCGATCAACTACTACTGGACCCATGCGGTGATGTCCGACGAGGTCTACGCCAATATCACCAAGAACTGCGACTTCGACAGCGTGGATGGTACGTTTACGAACGCCGCATGCAACGGCGCCGTCGACGGGTTCAGCGCTGGCAACATCGATGGTTACAACATATACGCTCCAGTTTGCATTGACGCGCCCAATGGAACATATTACCCCAGTGGCTAC TTAGCTGGATATGATCCATGCAGTGATTATCCTACTCATGCCTACCTCAATGACCCAGCGGTGCAGATGGCGTTCCACGCTAGAATGACCAAGTGGACAGGGTGCAC AAACTTGAACTGGAAAGATGCGCCAATGTCCATGCTGCCAACCATCAAATGGTTGATCGAAAGCAAGCTTCCGATTTGGATTTTCAG TGGTGATTTTGATACTGTGTGCTCACTTCCGGGGACGAGGTATTCTATCCAGGACCTTGGCCTCTCTGTGACCACCCCATGGCGTCCATGGATAGCAAAGGAGGAG GTGGGAGGCTATGTTCAGCAATACGCGGGGGGATTCACATTCCTATCTGTGAGGGGTGCTGGCCATCTGGTTCCATCCTTCCAGCCTGAGAGGGCACTGGTGATGTTGAGCTCCTTCCTGAATGGGATGCTCCCACCTTACGTAGAACAGCAGTGA